The Streptomyces cynarae genome contains a region encoding:
- a CDS encoding TetR/AcrR family transcriptional regulator, with amino-acid sequence MPRAGLTVERIVAAAADLADNVGFENVTVSALARHFGVKDASLYSHVRNLQELRTRVALLAGGEMIDRIAAAVAGRAGKEALTAFAGAYREYAHRHPGRYAATQIRIDQSLVADSPALRRTAEITYGMLRAYDLDEPDLTDAVRLLRSTFHGYCALEATGGFGAPRDVEASWGRALDALHVALENWPREETKDHG; translated from the coding sequence ATGCCCCGAGCCGGGCTCACGGTCGAGCGGATCGTCGCGGCGGCAGCCGACCTCGCGGACAATGTCGGCTTCGAGAACGTCACCGTCTCCGCGCTGGCCCGCCACTTCGGCGTGAAGGACGCCAGCCTGTACTCGCACGTCAGGAATCTGCAGGAGCTGCGCACGCGCGTGGCCCTGCTCGCCGGCGGGGAGATGATCGACCGCATCGCCGCCGCCGTCGCCGGGCGCGCCGGAAAGGAGGCGCTGACCGCCTTCGCGGGGGCCTACCGGGAGTACGCCCACCGGCACCCGGGACGGTACGCGGCCACCCAGATCCGCATCGACCAGTCACTCGTCGCGGACTCCCCCGCCCTGCGGCGCACCGCCGAGATCACCTACGGCATGCTCCGCGCCTACGACCTGGACGAGCCGGACCTCACCGACGCCGTGCGCCTGCTGCGCAGCACCTTCCACGGTTACTGCGCCTTGGAGGCCACCGGCGGCTTCGGTGCGCCCCGCGACGTGGAGGCGTCCTGGGGCAGGGCCCTGGACGCCCTGCATGTGGCATTGGAGAACTGGCCCCGTGAGGAGACGAAGGACCATGGCTGA
- a CDS encoding carbohydrate ABC transporter permease: MSTTTARDLASPAPTKASKARPRRGLRANATLNFWLFTGPFLIGLVIFVFVPIGWSLWLSFFDARFTVTPSNFIGFDNYKTVLTDPNFTGSLVTFTVFAAFIVPLTWGLSLSLALLVHRLTYLRAFFRSVFFLPTACSYVAASLIWKMSIFNGVRFGLANTVLGWFGVDQVAWLANPTPPWYWLVIVTLRLWLQAGFYMILFLAALQNIPSELYEAAAIDGAKPGWQTFRYITLPQLRATSTAVILLLLVAAYQAFDEFFNLMGRATWGQPPLVILYKTAIGVNQDYGQGSAGAVVLTLLICVVTLFQGKIMGFGRGEESK, from the coding sequence ATGTCGACCACGACTGCGCGCGACCTCGCGAGCCCCGCCCCGACCAAGGCCTCCAAGGCTCGGCCGCGGCGGGGCCTGCGGGCCAACGCCACACTCAACTTCTGGCTGTTCACCGGCCCGTTCCTCATCGGCTTGGTGATCTTCGTCTTCGTGCCGATCGGCTGGAGCCTCTGGCTCAGCTTCTTCGACGCCCGGTTCACCGTCACGCCGAGCAATTTCATCGGCTTCGACAACTACAAGACGGTCCTGACAGATCCCAACTTCACCGGTTCGCTGGTGACGTTCACGGTGTTCGCCGCATTCATCGTGCCGCTCACCTGGGGGCTCTCACTCAGCCTGGCGCTGCTGGTGCACCGGCTCACGTATCTGCGGGCGTTCTTCCGGTCGGTGTTCTTCCTGCCGACCGCGTGCAGCTACGTGGCCGCCTCGCTCATCTGGAAGATGTCCATCTTCAACGGTGTCCGCTTCGGTCTGGCCAACACCGTCCTCGGGTGGTTCGGCGTCGACCAGGTGGCCTGGCTCGCCAATCCCACCCCGCCCTGGTATTGGCTGGTCATCGTGACACTGCGCCTGTGGCTGCAGGCCGGTTTCTACATGATCTTGTTCCTGGCGGCGCTCCAGAACATCCCGTCGGAGTTGTACGAAGCCGCCGCCATCGACGGCGCCAAGCCCGGCTGGCAAACCTTCCGGTACATCACGCTGCCGCAACTGCGGGCCACGTCCACCGCGGTGATCCTGCTGCTGCTCGTCGCGGCCTACCAGGCCTTCGACGAGTTCTTCAACCTGATGGGCAGGGCCACGTGGGGCCAGCCGCCCCTCGTCATCCTCTACAAGACGGCCATCGGTGTGAACCAGGACTACGGCCAGGGCAGCGCGGGCGCGGTCGTCCTGACCCTGCTGATCTGCGTCGTGACCCTGTTCCAGGGCAAGATCATGGGCTTCGGAAGGGGTGAGGAGTCCAAGTGA
- a CDS encoding MFS transporter: MTHTVLRTPAAGRLFSRPAAAASCVGFVLIGMLQALYGPAVPGLRAEYGLSPSGAGLGLSLHFTGGVAGVLAFNAIHSRISNRTLLAASYALMAAGGAGFALSPNWPLALAAAFLGGLGFGGIDYGLNQLFAVGFGEKSTAMLNVLNAHFGIGAVLGPAVIAWTGPRHYAYAFGGCAVLAAVLVLCTGGVRTEPVDVAPKASTSLGLSRVLVGFLALYVLNVAVEAGVGGWEPTHLETVGYSATVAASATSVYWLMMTAGRFLVVPLTLRYAPERILTVCAAGMTACLLLSLVKGVAPVAYAGVGLFIAPVFPTGLPWLNRALPQAKRAGAWVIAASMVGGVAAPPLLGLGIEASGIHAVPWLLTALSAASLAATVWLIQLTRRFVE; the protein is encoded by the coding sequence TTGACGCACACGGTCCTGAGGACCCCCGCGGCCGGACGGCTGTTCAGTCGTCCGGCCGCGGCCGCGTCCTGCGTCGGTTTCGTCCTCATCGGCATGCTCCAGGCGCTCTACGGCCCGGCGGTTCCGGGGCTGCGCGCCGAGTACGGCCTGTCGCCGTCGGGCGCCGGTCTCGGCCTGAGCCTGCACTTCACGGGCGGGGTCGCGGGCGTCCTCGCCTTCAACGCCATCCACTCCCGGATCAGCAACCGGACGCTGCTGGCTGCGAGTTACGCGCTGATGGCGGCCGGCGGCGCGGGTTTCGCGCTCTCCCCTAACTGGCCGCTCGCCCTGGCCGCCGCCTTCCTCGGCGGACTGGGCTTCGGCGGCATCGACTACGGCCTCAACCAGCTGTTCGCGGTCGGCTTCGGCGAGAAGTCCACGGCCATGCTCAACGTGCTCAACGCGCACTTCGGCATCGGGGCGGTGCTGGGCCCGGCGGTCATCGCTTGGACGGGCCCCCGGCACTACGCGTACGCGTTCGGGGGGTGCGCCGTACTGGCTGCCGTACTGGTCCTCTGTACAGGGGGCGTACGGACCGAGCCGGTCGACGTCGCGCCGAAGGCGTCCACGTCGCTGGGCCTGTCCCGCGTCCTCGTCGGCTTCCTGGCCCTCTACGTCCTCAATGTGGCGGTCGAGGCGGGCGTCGGCGGCTGGGAGCCCACCCATCTGGAGACCGTCGGATACAGCGCGACGGTGGCCGCCTCCGCGACCTCCGTGTACTGGCTGATGATGACGGCGGGCCGCTTCCTCGTGGTCCCGCTCACGCTGAGGTACGCCCCCGAGCGCATCCTCACGGTGTGCGCGGCCGGGATGACGGCGTGCCTGCTGCTGTCGCTCGTAAAAGGTGTGGCGCCGGTGGCCTATGCGGGTGTTGGCTTGTTCATTGCGCCCGTCTTCCCCACCGGCCTGCCCTGGCTGAATCGGGCTCTCCCCCAGGCGAAGAGAGCCGGAGCCTGGGTCATCGCCGCTTCGATGGTCGGCGGAGTGGCAGCGCCGCCACTGCTGGGACTGGGCATCGAAGCCTCTGGCATCCATGCCGTTCCGTGGCTGCTGACAGCGTTGTCGGCCGCCTCGCTCGCGGCGACCGTATGGCTGATCCAACTGACCCGGAGGTTCGTCGAGTGA
- a CDS encoding ABC transporter ATP-binding protein — MSGSIEVRGLTRTFLTTVRRPGFGGALRSLVNPEKVTKHAVTDITFDVAPGELLALLGPNGAGKSTTIKMLTGILTPTSGEARVAGVVPYEERERNARNIGAVFGQRTQLWWDLPVRESFAILRDIYEVPKADHAARLKEFDELLDLSSFWDTRVRHLSLGQRVRCDLAAALLHDPPVVFLDEPTIGMDVVVKEQVREFLRHQVEERGRTVLLTTHDMTEVERLAERVVLINHGRLVLDGTLDEIRRRFGSTWQVRATLADPHAAVEPLPGIAVLRRDGPQVVFGPDGSDAPTVHQALKQVIERYEVTDLGIDEADLEDVMRAAYVQAVSPAQFQAEGV, encoded by the coding sequence GTGAGCGGGAGCATCGAGGTCCGCGGACTGACCCGCACCTTCCTCACCACCGTCCGCCGCCCCGGTTTCGGGGGCGCCCTGCGTTCCCTGGTCAACCCGGAGAAGGTGACCAAACACGCCGTCACGGACATCACCTTCGACGTGGCCCCGGGCGAACTGCTCGCGCTGCTCGGCCCGAACGGCGCAGGCAAGTCCACCACCATCAAGATGCTGACCGGCATCCTCACCCCCACGTCCGGCGAGGCCCGGGTCGCGGGCGTGGTGCCGTACGAGGAGCGGGAGCGCAACGCGCGCAACATCGGTGCGGTGTTCGGGCAGCGCACCCAGCTGTGGTGGGACCTGCCGGTGCGCGAGTCGTTCGCGATCCTGCGCGACATCTACGAGGTGCCCAAGGCCGACCACGCGGCACGCCTCAAGGAGTTCGACGAACTGCTCGATCTCTCCTCCTTCTGGGACACGCGCGTTCGGCATCTCTCGCTCGGCCAGCGGGTGCGCTGCGACCTGGCGGCGGCGCTGCTGCACGACCCGCCGGTGGTGTTCCTCGACGAGCCGACGATCGGCATGGACGTGGTGGTCAAGGAGCAGGTGCGGGAGTTCCTGCGGCACCAGGTGGAGGAGCGCGGCCGGACCGTGCTGCTGACCACGCACGACATGACGGAGGTCGAACGGCTGGCCGAGCGGGTGGTGCTGATCAACCACGGGCGGCTGGTGCTGGACGGCACCCTGGACGAGATCCGCCGCAGGTTCGGCTCGACGTGGCAGGTGCGGGCGACCCTCGCCGATCCGCACGCGGCGGTCGAGCCGCTGCCGGGGATCGCAGTGCTGCGGCGGGACGGGCCACAGGTGGTGTTCGGCCCGGACGGGTCGGACGCGCCGACGGTCCACCAGGCGCTGAAGCAGGTCATCGAGCGGTACGAGGTCACGGACCTCGGGATCGACGAGGCGGATCTGGAGGACGTGATGCGTGCGGCCTACGTCCAGGCGGTCTCCCCGGCTCAGTTCCAGGCGGAGGGGGTCTGA
- a CDS encoding glycoside hydrolase family 2 TIM barrel-domain containing protein, which translates to MSFRTHSPVDYVEDVSPGSGALPPRARYASSDAASLSLNGSWRFRLSATADAEDDAFAEPGYDAGDWAEVSVPGHWVLQGHGSPIYTNHLYPFPVDPPRVPTENPTGDHLRVFDLPSDWPSDSGAVLRFDGVESCARVWLNGTDIGEFKGSRLPHEFAVGHLLKPAGNVLAVRVHQWSAGSYLEDQDQWWLPGIFRDVTLLHRPAGGVLDFFVHASYDHTTGEGTLKVDSDVDGRVTVPALDIDVATGESVTVPVEPWTAETPTLYDGVLATEGERVPLRIGFRTVVLEDGLIKVNGRPVLFKGVNRHEWHPEKGRALDLETMREDVLLMKRHNINAVRTSHYPPHPAFLDLCDEYGLWVVDECDLETHGFVEQAWRDNPVDDDRWTPALLDRAARMVERDKNHPSVVIWSLGNEAGTGRGLTAMAEWIHGRDSSRLVHYEGDINCRDTDVYSRMYAGHAEVEQIGRRLDGGTHKRRELPFILCEYGHAMGNGPGGIADYQRLFESYDRLQGGFIWEWIDHGIKHPELGYAYGGDFGEELHDGNFVCDGLLFPDREPSPGLVEYKKVIEPVRIEGDGDGGSVRIRNAHDFADLSALAFEWSFQVDGETVESGSLSVPVLAAGESAEVKLPEPPEVRRGETHWTVRAVLASDTAWGAKGHQVAWGQFPVTGRVPVPAAAGTAPVLADGRITLGPGTFDARTGALTAVGGVDVTGLRLDVWRATTDNDDGAEWQTDLRYGFMWRKLGLHRMRHRLDAVELGDGALTVQTRVAPAAWEVGLATVYRWSSDGERLRLAVSVTPEGDWTVPLPRLGIRFGLSGAADPVTWFGGGPGEAYPDTRSASRLGRWESTVDALQTPYVRPQENGARADVRWAEIGGLRVEGDPEFFFTARRWTTEQLDAARHRTDLTPGDTVWVNLDHGQHGIGSQSCGPGPLPQYFLRAEPAEFSFLFSEVS; encoded by the coding sequence ATGTCTTTCCGCACCCATTCCCCCGTCGACTACGTCGAGGACGTCTCCCCGGGCAGCGGTGCCCTGCCGCCGCGCGCCCGGTACGCGTCCTCGGACGCCGCGTCCCTCTCGCTGAACGGCAGCTGGCGCTTCAGGCTGTCGGCCACGGCGGACGCCGAGGACGACGCGTTCGCCGAGCCCGGATACGACGCGGGGGACTGGGCGGAGGTCTCGGTCCCCGGCCACTGGGTCCTCCAGGGGCACGGCTCCCCCATCTACACCAACCACCTCTACCCCTTCCCGGTCGACCCGCCGCGCGTGCCGACCGAGAACCCGACCGGTGACCATCTGCGTGTCTTCGACCTGCCGTCCGACTGGCCGTCGGACAGCGGGGCGGTGCTCCGCTTCGACGGTGTCGAGTCGTGTGCCCGGGTCTGGCTGAACGGCACGGACATCGGCGAGTTCAAGGGCTCGCGGCTGCCGCACGAGTTCGCCGTAGGGCATCTGCTCAAGCCGGCCGGCAACGTGCTGGCGGTCCGGGTCCACCAGTGGTCGGCGGGCTCGTACCTGGAGGACCAGGACCAGTGGTGGCTTCCGGGCATCTTCCGGGACGTCACGCTGCTGCACCGTCCCGCGGGCGGTGTCCTCGACTTCTTCGTGCACGCCTCCTACGACCACACGACCGGCGAGGGCACGCTGAAGGTCGACTCGGACGTCGACGGCCGGGTCACCGTGCCCGCCCTGGACATCGATGTCGCCACCGGTGAGTCCGTGACCGTGCCCGTCGAGCCGTGGACCGCGGAGACACCGACGCTGTACGACGGCGTGCTGGCCACCGAGGGCGAGCGCGTGCCGCTCAGGATCGGGTTCCGGACCGTCGTCCTCGAGGACGGCCTGATCAAGGTCAACGGCAGGCCGGTCCTCTTCAAGGGCGTCAACCGGCACGAGTGGCACCCGGAGAAGGGCCGCGCGCTCGACCTGGAGACGATGCGCGAGGACGTGCTGCTGATGAAGCGGCACAACATCAACGCCGTCCGCACCTCCCATTACCCGCCGCACCCGGCCTTCCTGGACCTGTGCGACGAGTACGGTCTGTGGGTCGTCGACGAGTGCGACCTGGAGACCCACGGCTTCGTCGAGCAGGCCTGGCGCGACAACCCGGTCGACGACGATCGCTGGACCCCGGCGCTGCTCGACCGCGCCGCCCGTATGGTCGAGCGCGACAAGAACCACCCGTCGGTCGTGATCTGGTCCCTCGGCAACGAGGCCGGCACCGGGCGCGGGCTGACGGCGATGGCCGAGTGGATCCACGGGCGTGACTCCTCGCGGCTGGTGCACTACGAGGGCGACATCAACTGCCGTGACACGGACGTGTACTCGCGGATGTACGCAGGCCACGCCGAGGTGGAGCAGATCGGCCGCCGACTGGACGGGGGCACCCACAAGCGCCGCGAGCTGCCCTTCATCCTCTGCGAGTACGGGCACGCCATGGGCAACGGCCCCGGTGGCATCGCCGACTACCAGCGGCTGTTCGAGTCCTACGACCGGCTCCAGGGCGGCTTCATCTGGGAGTGGATCGACCACGGCATCAAGCACCCTGAGCTGGGCTACGCCTACGGCGGCGACTTCGGCGAGGAGCTGCACGACGGGAACTTCGTCTGCGACGGCCTGCTGTTCCCGGACCGTGAGCCGTCGCCGGGCCTCGTCGAGTACAAGAAGGTGATCGAGCCGGTCCGCATCGAGGGCGACGGCGACGGCGGTAGCGTGCGGATCCGCAACGCCCACGACTTCGCGGACCTCTCCGCGCTCGCCTTCGAGTGGTCCTTCCAGGTCGACGGCGAGACCGTGGAGTCGGGCTCGCTGTCGGTGCCGGTGCTCGCGGCCGGGGAGTCGGCGGAGGTCAAGCTGCCCGAGCCGCCCGAGGTGCGCCGCGGTGAGACGCACTGGACGGTGCGAGCGGTGCTGGCGTCGGACACCGCGTGGGGCGCGAAGGGCCACCAGGTGGCGTGGGGCCAGTTCCCGGTCACCGGACGTGTGCCGGTCCCGGCCGCCGCGGGCACGGCTCCCGTGCTCGCCGACGGCCGGATCACGCTCGGCCCGGGTACCTTCGACGCCCGCACGGGCGCGCTGACGGCCGTCGGCGGCGTGGACGTGACCGGCCTGCGCCTGGACGTCTGGCGGGCCACCACCGACAACGACGACGGCGCCGAGTGGCAGACCGACCTCCGCTACGGCTTCATGTGGCGCAAGCTGGGCCTGCACCGCATGCGGCACCGTCTGGACGCGGTGGAGCTCGGGGACGGGGCACTGACCGTGCAGACCCGGGTGGCGCCCGCCGCCTGGGAGGTGGGCCTCGCCACCGTGTACCGCTGGTCGTCGGACGGGGAGAGGCTGCGGCTGGCCGTGTCCGTCACACCCGAGGGCGACTGGACGGTGCCGCTGCCCCGGCTCGGCATCCGGTTCGGGCTGTCCGGCGCGGCGGACCCGGTCACCTGGTTCGGGGGCGGCCCCGGCGAGGCGTACCCGGACACCAGGTCGGCCTCTCGGCTGGGCCGTTGGGAGTCCACGGTCGACGCGCTGCAGACGCCGTACGTGCGCCCGCAGGAGAACGGCGCCCGCGCCGACGTCCGCTGGGCGGAGATCGGCGGACTGCGCGTCGAGGGCGACCCGGAGTTCTTCTTCACCGCCCGGCGCTGGACGACAGAGCAGCTGGACGCCGCGCGGCACCGCACCGACCTCACGCCCGGCGACACGGTGTGGGTCAACCTCGACCACGGCCAGCACGGCATCGGTTCGCAGTCGTGCGGTCCGGGCCCGCTGCCGCAGTACTTCCTGCGGGCCGAGCCGGCGGAGTTCTCCTTCCTGTTCTCGGAGGTCAGTTGA
- a CDS encoding carbohydrate ABC transporter permease: protein MTTTTPPVDSPRRVKRGSGIGNAGLYIAVGIAALLFLLPFYLIVRNSLMQDPEITGENWKWFPSHIQWSNITEPFHDVTVDFGRSLVNSAIVAVLTTVGTLLVCSLAGYGLARIPYRHANKVFYAVLATLMVPTAVTFVPSFVLVSSLGWVDSYRGLIIPGLFSGFTCFLFRQYFLGFPKELEEAARVDGLSYWGAYWRIVVPNSLNFFAAMATITFISGWNSFLWPLVIGQDPSAWTVQVALSSYMTNQTVNYHLIFMATAISILPLVFVFLFLQRWLVQGVAQTGIKG, encoded by the coding sequence GTGACCACCACCACGCCTCCGGTCGACAGTCCGCGCCGCGTCAAGCGGGGAAGCGGCATCGGCAACGCAGGCCTCTACATCGCCGTCGGGATCGCCGCGCTGCTCTTCCTCCTCCCCTTCTATCTGATCGTCCGCAACTCGCTGATGCAGGACCCGGAGATCACGGGTGAGAACTGGAAGTGGTTCCCCAGCCACATCCAGTGGAGCAACATCACCGAGCCGTTCCACGACGTCACCGTCGACTTCGGCCGCTCGCTCGTCAACTCCGCGATCGTCGCGGTACTGACGACGGTCGGCACCCTCCTGGTCTGCTCCCTCGCCGGCTACGGCCTCGCCCGCATCCCCTACCGCCACGCCAACAAGGTCTTCTACGCCGTCCTGGCGACCCTGATGGTCCCGACGGCCGTCACCTTCGTGCCGAGTTTCGTCCTGGTGTCGTCACTCGGCTGGGTGGACTCCTACCGCGGACTCATCATCCCGGGCCTCTTCAGCGGTTTCACCTGCTTCCTGTTCCGGCAGTACTTCCTCGGGTTCCCCAAGGAGCTGGAGGAGGCGGCGCGCGTGGACGGGCTCAGCTACTGGGGCGCGTACTGGCGGATCGTCGTGCCGAACTCGCTCAACTTCTTCGCGGCCATGGCCACGATCACGTTCATCAGCGGCTGGAACTCGTTCCTGTGGCCCCTGGTCATCGGCCAGGACCCCAGCGCCTGGACCGTCCAGGTCGCCCTCTCCTCGTACATGACCAACCAGACCGTCAACTACCACCTGATCTTCATGGCCACCGCCATCTCGATCCTGCCCCTGGTGTTCGTCTTCCTCTTCCTGCAGCGCTGGCTGGTGCAGGGGGTCGCACAGACCGGTATCAAGGGCTGA
- a CDS encoding ABC transporter substrate-binding protein: MSAMSSSNWDRRSLLKAAAGLAAAGTLSACGSNNGRGGGSGSGTNLVQYFHAYGEPGVEQAVKRYAKAYTKANVSTQWITGNNFENKLFPALLTKQAPDVFEFHPQIQLVKSGQVADLTDIIDPVKDDFNPADIKSHTVDGKIYGVRMIDDPQFFFYRKSMFEKANVSVPTTLDELIEAAAKLTTSKVKGLFLGNDLTPVQNNLIWSAGADTLDDKNQIAYHTDGVVEGLKKLRTLFTSGHLLLDAPADFWDPSAFNQGLCAIQWGGMWGMPATQQALGDDFGVFPFPKIGSNGKQSVYNGGWSMFVNAKGDNVDAAKEYVKWLWIDQKQYQTDFATSYGFHIPPRASIAAQAGKLKSGAAADSVKLFNTYGHFDNIGWTQAMITAFNDVIANTVRKNGNPEAALDTCDTKVNRELKKLFG; encoded by the coding sequence ATGTCGGCAATGAGCAGCAGCAACTGGGACCGCCGATCACTCCTGAAGGCCGCAGCGGGCCTGGCCGCCGCCGGCACGCTCTCCGCCTGCGGGAGCAACAACGGCCGCGGGGGCGGCAGCGGTTCGGGCACGAACCTCGTCCAGTACTTCCACGCGTACGGCGAGCCGGGCGTCGAACAGGCCGTGAAGCGCTACGCGAAGGCGTACACGAAGGCCAATGTGTCCACGCAGTGGATCACCGGGAACAACTTCGAGAACAAGCTCTTCCCCGCCCTGCTCACCAAGCAGGCGCCCGACGTCTTCGAGTTCCACCCGCAGATCCAACTCGTCAAGAGCGGTCAGGTGGCCGACCTCACCGACATCATCGACCCGGTCAAGGACGACTTCAATCCGGCCGACATCAAGTCGCACACGGTCGACGGGAAGATATACGGCGTCCGGATGATCGACGACCCGCAGTTCTTCTTCTACCGCAAGTCCATGTTCGAGAAGGCGAACGTGTCCGTCCCGACCACGCTCGACGAGCTGATCGAGGCCGCCGCCAAACTCACCACCAGCAAGGTCAAGGGCCTCTTCCTCGGCAACGACCTGACCCCGGTGCAGAACAACCTCATCTGGTCGGCCGGCGCCGACACCCTGGATGACAAGAACCAGATCGCCTACCACACGGACGGCGTCGTCGAGGGCCTGAAGAAGCTCCGCACGCTGTTCACCAGCGGCCATCTGCTGCTGGACGCCCCGGCCGACTTCTGGGACCCCTCCGCGTTCAACCAGGGCCTGTGCGCGATCCAGTGGGGCGGCATGTGGGGGATGCCCGCCACGCAGCAGGCACTCGGCGACGACTTCGGCGTCTTCCCGTTCCCGAAGATCGGTTCGAACGGCAAGCAGTCCGTCTACAACGGCGGCTGGTCGATGTTCGTCAACGCCAAGGGCGACAACGTCGACGCGGCCAAGGAGTACGTGAAGTGGCTGTGGATCGACCAGAAGCAGTACCAGACGGACTTTGCGACCTCCTACGGCTTCCACATCCCGCCGCGCGCCTCGATCGCCGCCCAGGCCGGCAAGCTGAAGTCGGGAGCTGCGGCTGACAGCGTCAAGCTGTTCAACACCTACGGGCACTTCGACAACATCGGCTGGACCCAGGCCATGATCACCGCGTTCAACGACGTCATCGCCAACACCGTCCGCAAGAACGGCAACCCGGAGGCGGCGCTCGACACGTGCGACACGAAGGTCAACCGCGAGCTCAAGAAGCTGTTCGGATAG
- a CDS encoding ABC-2 family transporter protein: protein MAVLYAWRAARVTPLGELLTPPRITAALLRLTVQVVLVASLWRGLYQATGTTAGLDRDQAVTYAVLAVLASRLRELDQYAGRDSVLQHMHFGTIVYWYLRPLSPQRYYALRALGEQLYGLVWALAGYAVCLAAGVVEPPESASVAGVFALSLLLGQWVLHYVTLLIDQLCFWTLRNTAAMLILLFAQNLLSGVYAPLWFFPHWFVTMSGFLPFQATLSVPLSLYVGRIPLSDAGAQLAVQAGWVVALSLFTRLLWRRAARRVISQGG from the coding sequence ATGGCCGTCCTGTACGCCTGGCGCGCCGCCCGCGTCACCCCGCTCGGTGAGCTGCTCACCCCGCCCCGCATCACGGCCGCCCTGCTGCGGCTGACCGTGCAGGTCGTGCTCGTGGCGTCGCTGTGGCGCGGCCTGTACCAGGCGACCGGCACGACCGCCGGACTGGACCGCGACCAGGCGGTCACCTACGCCGTGCTCGCGGTCCTCGCCTCCCGGCTGCGGGAGCTGGACCAGTACGCGGGCCGGGACTCGGTGCTCCAGCACATGCACTTCGGCACGATCGTGTACTGGTACCTGCGCCCTCTGTCTCCCCAGCGCTACTACGCTCTGCGGGCGCTGGGCGAGCAGCTGTACGGTCTGGTGTGGGCACTGGCCGGGTACGCGGTGTGTCTCGCGGCAGGAGTGGTGGAACCCCCTGAGTCGGCGTCCGTGGCCGGGGTGTTCGCGCTGAGCCTGCTGCTCGGCCAGTGGGTCCTGCACTACGTCACGCTCCTCATCGACCAGCTGTGCTTCTGGACGCTGCGCAACACCGCGGCGATGCTGATCCTCCTCTTCGCGCAGAACCTGCTGTCCGGGGTGTATGCGCCGCTGTGGTTCTTCCCCCACTGGTTCGTCACGATGAGCGGCTTCCTCCCGTTCCAGGCGACGCTGAGCGTGCCGCTGTCCCTGTACGTGGGCCGCATCCCGCTGTCCGACGCGGGAGCGCAACTCGCCGTCCAGGCGGGGTGGGTGGTGGCCCTGTCCCTGTTCACCCGGCTGCTGTGGCGGCGGGCCGCCCGGCGTGTCATCTCCCAGGGAGGCTGA
- a CDS encoding ABC transporter permease: MKALRIAWRITRLNFRAQLEYRTEFLMMIAIGAIWQVSVIVFATVLLTRFTGMGGWDSSDVLLIPATRMLAHGLFVLLLGRVHGLGRHIQEGRIDAYLLRPMPVYRQVQLQFFPTNAIGDLTVAAALMAGALGRSHLDWTAGRITYLILSLVGGMLLEAALFTAVACASLRFPAADYWGRWLEELLGTFGSYPLNVLPKAVGGFLTFGLPLAFVAYFPAAVLTGHGHDTGAPYWLAAASPLLGLLAYLGSRLLWRWSLGHYTGVNG; the protein is encoded by the coding sequence GTGAAGGCGTTGCGCATCGCCTGGCGGATCACCCGTCTCAACTTCCGTGCCCAGTTGGAGTACCGCACCGAGTTCCTGATGATGATCGCCATCGGTGCCATCTGGCAGGTGTCGGTGATCGTGTTCGCGACGGTGCTGCTGACCCGGTTCACCGGGATGGGCGGCTGGGACAGTTCGGACGTGCTCCTCATCCCGGCGACGAGGATGCTGGCGCACGGCCTGTTTGTGCTGCTCCTGGGCCGGGTGCACGGACTGGGCCGGCACATCCAGGAGGGCAGGATCGACGCGTACCTGCTCCGCCCCATGCCCGTGTACCGCCAGGTCCAGCTGCAGTTCTTCCCCACCAACGCCATCGGTGACCTGACGGTGGCGGCGGCCCTGATGGCGGGCGCGCTCGGTCGCAGCCACCTGGACTGGACGGCGGGCAGGATCACCTACCTGATCCTCTCGCTCGTCGGCGGCATGCTCCTGGAGGCGGCCCTGTTCACGGCGGTGGCCTGTGCGTCGCTGCGGTTCCCGGCCGCCGACTACTGGGGCCGCTGGCTGGAGGAACTGCTCGGCACGTTCGGCAGCTACCCGCTGAACGTCCTGCCGAAGGCGGTGGGCGGCTTCCTGACCTTCGGCCTGCCGCTCGCGTTCGTCGCGTACTTCCCGGCGGCGGTGCTGACCGGCCACGGCCACGACACGGGCGCCCCGTACTGGCTGGCGGCGGCCTCACCGCTGCTCGGGCTGCTGGCGTATCTGGGGTCGCGGCTGCTGTGGCGGTGGAGCCTCGGGCACTACACGGGGGTGAACGGGTGA